Sequence from the Thermogemmatispora onikobensis genome:
CAGTTGCTCCTTCCGCAGGGGACAAAGGTCGCCGTCTACTCCGGCACTAAAACGCGCCGATCACCTCGCCGCCATCGACGATCAAGACTTGTCCCGTGATAAAAGAGGCGGCGGGCGAAGTCAGAAACAACGCTGCCGCCACGACATCGTCCGCCTGTCCCCAGCGTCCCAGTG
This genomic interval carries:
- a CDS encoding SDR family oxidoreductase, which produces LGRWGQADDVVAAALFLTSPAASFITGQVLIVDGGEVIGAF